Part of the Aciduliprofundum boonei T469 genome is shown below.
GTAGTTAGACCAACAAGCGAGACAGCCATGTACCCCATGTTCTCCTTATGGATTCGTTCTCATGCAGATTTACCTCTTCGTATATTCCAAATAGTGAATGTGTTTAGGTATGAGACAAAACAGACCCGCACATTTATAAGGGTTCGAGAGGTACATTTCTTTGAATCTCATACAGCACATGCAACTGCTGAAGAATCCGAAGAGCAGATAAAAGATAACATAGAGATATGGAAAAAGGTTGCGGATAAGCTTGCGCTACCCTATGTTTTAGTTCGTAAAACTGATTGGGACAAGTTTCCGGGAGCGGCATATTCTATTGGGGCTGAGACGATTATGCCCTCTGGCCGAACTTTGCAGATTGCCACAATTCACCAGTATTTTCAGAATTTCTCAAAACCTTATGGAATAGAGTATCTAAAAGAGGATGGTACCCATGATTATGTGCATCAGACCACATTCGGTATGAGTGAGAGGTTGGTTGGGGCAATTGTAGGCATCCATGGGGATAATAGGGGCTTAATTCTTCCTCCAGAAATTGCACCGATTCAGGTTGTCATAGTTCCAATAGTGAATAAGAATAAAGAAGGTATACTCCAAGAAGCAAGAAAAATTGAGAATGAATTAAAAGAACTCTATAGGGTGCACCTTGATGATAGGGATAATTACACTCCCGGCTACAAGTTCTACGATTGGGAGCTTAAAGGTGTACCCCTACGCCTTGAAATTGGACCTAGGGATTTGGAAAAAGGACAGGTTGTTCTCGTGCGCAGGGATAATTTTGAAAAAATGTTTGTCTCTCGCAAGGAGTATGTGGATAGAATAGGAGAGCTGCTAAAGGATATCCAGAAAAGCATGCTGGATAAGGCCAAAAATGAAATGGAAGAGAAGATAAAAGATGTTCACAGTATAGAGGAGATTAAAGAGCATAATGGAATTGCAGCCGTACCCTGGTGTGGAAGTGAAGAATGTGGACACAAGCTCGAAGAGCTTACTGAAAAGAAGATTATAGGAGTTCCATTTGAGAAGAAAAAGGGCAGGTGTATAATCTGTGGGAAAGAGACGGATAAAATTGCCTTCGTGGCAAAACCCTATTAATCAACCTTAGCTAAAATTGCTCCAAGGATGCCAAATACGATTAAGGTTATAGAGATGGAATATACTCCAATGTCAGTCCATGCATCGTATAGGAATGACCATGAGAAGTAAAATATTACACCTATCGTCAGCAGGATCCAGCTCAAGTACCATAGCCATCGCACCATAAGAGTGGATGTGGATGCACTATAAAAACTTTTTATTTTGAAGTTCCCACAATGAATCTATTTTGAAATCTGCATATTTGATCTCTTTTCCCCTAACCAAAACTCCTATGCATCCTCCTTTTCTTGCTGCCAACATATCTCTCTCGCTATCGCCTATCACGATACAATCCTCGCATTTGAATCTCTCCTTTATTATCTCTATGAACTTGGGGGATGGCTTTACATCCTCTATGTACTTGTAATTCTCGTAATCCTTGCCAATGACAAAATCAAAGAGTGATGCGATGTTAAATATGGTGAGAACATAATTTATGCAATCTTTGGAGGATGCACTCCACGCAATTTTATATCCATTCAGGTATGCAATGGCCTTTACATCATTGTACAATTTTAACCTGTTTTGCCTGTACATCAATTTGCGATACTCAAGATTCCTTACATCCACTTCTTTCCAGAATGTTTCAGCGGGAACACCAAAATTCTCACTATACCTTCTGCTCACCTTTCCATCAATCATACCCTTCCACACTGAGAAATCCAATGGAATGCTGTATTTCTCTGCAACTGGTAGGGCTATAAATTCGTACCATTCATAAAGATTAAAACCAACATATTTCACGAGAGTATCATCCACATCAAATATCCAGCATCTCACGGGGGAGTGATTTAGAAGCATGTACTTTTATTTTGCGTAGGAAAATTTTTATTGCATATTGCATTTTTCTCCATGGGTGATATTATGACTGAGAAAACTTTGCATCTTAAAAAGATGCTGGAAGATATGAAGGCTCGCGGTGAAACATGGGAACTTTTGCGTCTTTTCGGCCCCTCTGGTCCAAGGGTTGTGGTGGAAGGAAAGCATGCGGTTATGCTCGCATCCAACAATTATCTTGACTTGGCAAATGACCCAAGATTGAAAGAAGCAGCGAAGGAAGCTATTGAAAAGTACGGCTGGGGTGCGGGAAGTGACTGGAGCATTGCTGGCTATACAGATCTGCAGGAAAAATTGCATAAGAAAATAGCTGAGTTTAAAGAAACACCTGCGGGTTTGGCGTTTCAGACTGGGTTTGCTACAAACGCAGGTACCCTTGCAAAAATAGTGGGCAAGGGAGATGTTGTTGTTAGTGATGAGCTGAATCACGGAAGTATAATTGATGGTATAAGACTCTCTAGGGCGGATAAGGTGATTTATAAGCACCTTGATATGGGCGATTTGGAGGATAAATTGAGGCAAGTACACGATAAATATGAGCACATTCTTGTGGTGACTGATGGTGTTTTCAGCATGGATGGAGACATTGCTCCTATGGATGAAATTGTGAAAATCGCAGATGAATATGGTGCCATGACCTATGTGGATGATTCCCATGGTGAGGGAGTACTTGGTGAGGGCCGTGGTATAGGACATCATTTTGGTGTCCAGAAGAAAATTGATTTTCAAATGGGTACATTCTCCAAAGCTCTTGGCTCCAT
Proteins encoded:
- a CDS encoding aminotransferase class I/II-fold pyridoxal phosphate-dependent enzyme; this encodes MTEKTLHLKKMLEDMKARGETWELLRLFGPSGPRVVVEGKHAVMLASNNYLDLANDPRLKEAAKEAIEKYGWGAGSDWSIAGYTDLQEKLHKKIAEFKETPAGLAFQTGFATNAGTLAKIVGKGDVVVSDELNHGSIIDGIRLSRADKVIYKHLDMGDLEDKLRQVHDKYEHILVVTDGVFSMDGDIAPMDEIVKIADEYGAMTYVDDSHGEGVLGEGRGIGHHFGVQKKIDFQMGTFSKALGSMGGMIAGEEYVIEYIYNTARTWLLSAAYPPAVTAANIKSLEIVMQEKDRVQRLWDNRNYFKKELESMGFDTWKSQTPIVPVMVRDSKKAKELAHKLFDAGVFALPIVFPMVPRGLERIRNQISAGHTKEDLDYALNAYEKAGKELGLI
- a CDS encoding HAD family hydrolase, producing the protein MRCWIFDVDDTLVKYVGFNLYEWYEFIALPVAEKYSIPLDFSVWKGMIDGKVSRRYSENFGVPAETFWKEVDVRNLEYRKLMYRQNRLKLYNDVKAIAYLNGYKIAWSASSKDCINYVLTIFNIASLFDFVIGKDYENYKYIEDVKPSPKFIEIIKERFKCEDCIVIGDSERDMLAARKGGCIGVLVRGKEIKYADFKIDSLWELQNKKFL
- the proS gene encoding proline--tRNA ligase, with amino-acid sequence MEFPKENFSEWYNEVIETAGLVDKRYPVKGMHVWLPYGWQLMRNIDEYFRKVFTEHKHQEVYFPLLIPETEFKKEAEHIEGFENEVYWVTHGGLDPLDVKLVVRPTSETAMYPMFSLWIRSHADLPLRIFQIVNVFRYETKQTRTFIRVREVHFFESHTAHATAEESEEQIKDNIEIWKKVADKLALPYVLVRKTDWDKFPGAAYSIGAETIMPSGRTLQIATIHQYFQNFSKPYGIEYLKEDGTHDYVHQTTFGMSERLVGAIVGIHGDNRGLILPPEIAPIQVVIVPIVNKNKEGILQEARKIENELKELYRVHLDDRDNYTPGYKFYDWELKGVPLRLEIGPRDLEKGQVVLVRRDNFEKMFVSRKEYVDRIGELLKDIQKSMLDKAKNEMEEKIKDVHSIEEIKEHNGIAAVPWCGSEECGHKLEELTEKKIIGVPFEKKKGRCIICGKETDKIAFVAKPY